The Streptomyces sp. NBC_01353 genome contains a region encoding:
- a CDS encoding roadblock/LC7 domain-containing protein has translation MSQAAQNLNWLITNFVDNTPGVSHTVVVSADGLLLAMSEGFPRDRADQLAAVASGLTSLTAGASRIFEGGAVNQTVVEMERGFLFIMSVSDGSSLAVLAHPEADIGLVGYEMALLVDRAGSVLTPDLRAELQGSLLN, from the coding sequence ATGAGCCAGGCGGCGCAGAATCTGAACTGGTTGATCACCAACTTCGTGGACAACACCCCTGGGGTGTCCCACACGGTGGTGGTCTCCGCCGACGGACTCCTGCTGGCGATGTCCGAGGGTTTCCCTCGTGACCGAGCCGACCAGCTGGCGGCCGTCGCCTCCGGACTGACCTCGCTGACCGCGGGCGCGTCCCGGATCTTCGAGGGCGGTGCGGTCAACCAGACCGTCGTGGAGATGGAGCGAGGCTTCCTCTTCATCATGTCGGTCTCGGACGGCTCCTCGCTGGCCGTGCTCGCACACCCGGAGGCGGACATCGGCCTCGTGGGCTACGAGATGGCTCTGCTCGTCGATCGCGCGGGCAGTGTTCTGACTCCTGACCTCCGGGCGGAGCTTCAGGGAAGTCTTCTCAACTAA
- a CDS encoding DUF742 domain-containing protein has protein sequence MGTPPGGRPYNGFDGSQPHGDTTQNRFNFPSAPSRQGATQPYQQPQAQQPAPVGSPSAARRGAGGSGSSGGHNPLVRPYAMTGGRTRPRYQLAIEALVSTTADPARLQGQLPEHQRICRLCFEIKSVAEISALLSIPLGVARILVADLAEAGLVAIHQPGGDEAAGGQPDVTLLERVLSGLRKL, from the coding sequence GTGGGTACACCCCCGGGCGGACGCCCTTACAACGGTTTTGACGGATCGCAGCCGCACGGCGACACCACGCAGAACCGGTTCAACTTTCCCTCCGCCCCGAGCAGACAGGGCGCAACGCAGCCCTACCAGCAGCCTCAGGCCCAGCAGCCGGCTCCGGTCGGCTCGCCGAGCGCCGCGCGCCGCGGTGCGGGTGGTTCCGGCAGTTCCGGCGGGCACAACCCGCTGGTGCGTCCGTATGCGATGACCGGCGGCCGGACCCGGCCGCGTTACCAGCTCGCCATCGAGGCGCTGGTCAGTACGACGGCCGATCCGGCCCGGCTGCAGGGGCAGTTGCCCGAGCACCAGCGGATCTGCCGACTGTGCTTCGAGATCAAGTCGGTGGCCGAGATCTCGGCACTTCTCTCCATCCCCCTCGGCGTTGCCCGTATCCTCGTCGCCGACCTGGCGGAGGCCGGACTTGTCGCCATCCACCAGCCCGGCGGCGACGAGGCCGCCGGCGGTCAGCCAGACGTGACACTGCTCGAAAGGGTGCTCAGTGGACTTCGCAAGCTCTAG
- a CDS encoding ATP/GTP-binding protein, with translation MDFASSSGGAARSTTSAKIVVAGGFGVGKTTFVGAVSEINPLRTEAVMTSASAGIDDLTHTGDKTTTTVAMDFGRITLDQDLILYLFGTPGQDRFWFMWDDLVRGAIGAVVLVDTRRLADCFPAVDYFENSGLPFVIALNGFDGHQPYNPEEVREALQIGPDTPIITTDARHRADAKSALITLVEHALMARLR, from the coding sequence GTGGACTTCGCAAGCTCTAGCGGCGGCGCGGCCCGTTCAACCACCAGCGCGAAGATCGTGGTGGCGGGTGGCTTCGGCGTGGGCAAGACCACGTTCGTCGGCGCCGTCTCGGAGATCAACCCGCTGCGTACCGAGGCCGTCATGACGTCTGCGTCCGCGGGCATCGACGACCTCACGCACACCGGCGACAAGACGACGACGACTGTCGCGATGGACTTCGGCCGTATCACCCTGGACCAGGACCTGATCCTGTACCTCTTCGGTACGCCCGGTCAGGACCGCTTCTGGTTCATGTGGGACGACCTGGTCCGCGGTGCGATCGGCGCGGTCGTTCTGGTCGACACCCGGCGGCTCGCCGACTGCTTCCCGGCCGTCGACTACTTCGAGAACAGCGGCCTGCCGTTCGTCATCGCGCTGAACGGGTTCGACGGCCACCAGCCGTACAACCCGGAGGAGGTCCGCGAGGCCCTCCAGATCGGCCCGGACACCCCGATCATCACCACCGACGCCCGCCACCGCGCGGACGCCAAGAGCGCGCTCATCACCCTGGTCGAGCACGCTCTCATGGCCCGCCTGCGGTAG
- a CDS encoding acyl-CoA carboxylase subunit epsilon: protein MTTPATANLLRVEKGHADPEELAAITAVLLARAAAQPTETSAHGRSTAGWRRLERQSGFRPSHSWQG, encoded by the coding sequence GTGACCACGCCTGCCACAGCCAACCTTCTCCGAGTCGAGAAGGGCCACGCCGACCCCGAGGAGCTGGCCGCGATCACCGCGGTGCTGCTCGCCCGCGCGGCCGCCCAGCCCACCGAGACGTCCGCGCACGGCCGCTCCACGGCCGGCTGGCGCCGCCTGGAGCGCCAGTCGGGCTTCCGCCCCTCCCACTCCTGGCAGGGCTGA